A DNA window from Dehalococcoidales bacterium contains the following coding sequences:
- the otsB gene encoding trehalose-phosphatase encodes MSYAFHYLKSIRKILERVPFGLITDVDGTISKIAPTPQRASISPLCRQYLLKLSGQLALVAAISGRPLNQVRGMVGVDSMVYVGNHGLERWRAGGIELKDNTLDYSGIIKSVIEELNPLLSDEGIIIEDKGITATIHYRLSPEPQLAERKILNTLNDSTQTKSLRITRGKMSFNLLPPIEADKGTATMDLIREYNLKGGIYLGDDYTDIDAFRAIHAACHERDFQGLAIGIIGSETPGNLETEADFTLKGVGDVELLLKWMTNTALRSS; translated from the coding sequence GTGTCGTATGCGTTTCACTACCTGAAGTCTATTCGGAAAATTCTGGAACGGGTTCCCTTCGGGCTTATTACCGATGTCGACGGGACGATCAGCAAGATAGCCCCTACACCGCAGCGGGCCAGCATCTCTCCACTGTGCCGACAATACCTCTTGAAACTCTCCGGTCAACTAGCACTGGTAGCCGCTATCTCGGGAAGGCCACTGAATCAAGTTCGGGGAATGGTAGGAGTTGACAGCATGGTCTACGTCGGCAATCATGGTCTGGAGCGCTGGAGAGCGGGCGGAATCGAGTTGAAGGACAATACCCTTGATTATTCCGGAATAATCAAGTCGGTGATCGAAGAATTAAACCCGCTGCTTTCCGATGAGGGTATCATCATTGAAGACAAGGGGATAACGGCTACTATTCACTATCGTCTCTCACCAGAACCTCAACTGGCGGAGAGAAAAATATTAAACACACTGAACGACTCAACCCAGACCAAAAGTCTCAGGATTACTCGTGGGAAAATGTCTTTCAACCTGCTGCCCCCGATAGAGGCCGACAAAGGCACCGCGACAATGGACCTGATCAGGGAGTACAACCTGAAGGGGGGTATATACCTGGGCGACGACTACACGGACATTGATGCCTTCAGAGCGATACACGCCGCCTGCCACGAACGAGACTTCCAGGGACTTGCCATCGGCATCATCGGTTCGGAGACACCGGGAAACCTGGAGACAGAAGCAGATTTTACCCTGAAAGGGGTGGGTGACGTCGAGCTCCTTCTCAAGTGGATGACGAATACCGCTCTTCGATCAAGCTGA
- a CDS encoding ROK family protein: MMKADGCSPPVIAVDLGGTKIAAGIVSAGYEILAREYCPTLADDGIEAISERVVSAVGRLINRQGMDLSRVCCISIAACGVIDSENGVIVFSPNLPGCRDITLRDMLRDRLGVRTMLINDANAAAIGEHQLGAGKGVNNLVCLTLGTGIGGAIIIDGRLYTGSSGSAGEIGHMVIEANGAKCRCGNTGCLEALASGTAIAREAAAHVARGEPSSLSEIVAGRLEDITAEKVALAAREGDSLALNVINQAAAYLGVGMVNLVNIFNPEMIVVGGGVAGMGDLLLDPVRRAVRERAFLVSAEAVSIVSGRLGSDAGMLGAAIFALQQGGK, encoded by the coding sequence ATGATGAAAGCCGATGGTTGTAGCCCTCCGGTTATCGCTGTAGATTTGGGTGGTACTAAAATAGCTGCCGGTATCGTTTCTGCTGGATATGAGATACTGGCCAGAGAATACTGTCCTACCCTGGCTGATGACGGTATTGAGGCGATAAGCGAGCGGGTAGTTTCTGCGGTCGGTCGGCTTATCAACCGGCAGGGTATGGACTTGTCCCGGGTGTGTTGTATAAGCATTGCTGCTTGCGGGGTGATCGACTCGGAAAACGGGGTAATAGTCTTTTCGCCGAACCTGCCCGGCTGTCGTGATATTACGCTGCGGGATATGTTAAGGGATAGGCTTGGTGTTAGGACGATGCTCATCAATGATGCCAATGCGGCGGCCATTGGTGAGCATCAGCTTGGTGCAGGGAAGGGGGTAAATAACCTTGTCTGCCTTACGCTGGGCACCGGCATCGGTGGGGCGATTATCATCGACGGCAGGCTGTACACAGGCTCATCCGGTAGTGCCGGGGAGATAGGGCATATGGTTATTGAGGCTAACGGGGCAAAGTGCCGGTGCGGCAATACCGGCTGCCTGGAAGCGCTGGCTTCGGGCACTGCTATTGCCAGGGAGGCGGCAGCACATGTTGCCCGTGGGGAACCGTCATCTCTCAGTGAGATTGTTGCGGGTAGACTGGAGGATATTACCGCAGAAAAGGTAGCCTTAGCCGCTCGAGAGGGAGACTCTCTTGCCCTGAATGTCATAAATCAGGCTGCCGCCTACCTGGGAGTGGGTATGGTAAATCTGGTTAATATCTTCAACCCGGAAATGATTGTAGTTGGTGGTGGGGTGGCCGGGATGGGAGACCTTTTGCTTGATCCGGTCAGGAGGGCGGTGAGGGAGAGGGCGTTTCTGGTATCGGCTGAGGCGGTGTCGATAGTCTCCGGCCGGCTTGGCAGCGATGCCGGAATGCTCGGTGCTGCCATTTTTGCCCTTCAGCAAGGGGGGAAATAA
- the galU gene encoding UTP--glucose-1-phosphate uridylyltransferase GalU — translation MKVRKAIITAAGWGTRFLPVTRSQPKEMLPLVNKPLIQYAVEEAINSGIEQVILITAMGKHAIEDYFDRYFELEYVLEQKGDTKMLQEMRRLSNLIDICYIRQKEQLGLGHAVLIARNVIADEPFAVLLPDDIIDSRVPALKQMLDVYQQRGASVVAVERVNARDTAKYGIIEPEEISPRLYRVLSLIEKPPPQEAPSNLGIVGRYVLAPEVFDALAATPPGRIKEIQLTDALQLLLKQHAINACEFEGVRYDTGTPSGWLEATIALALKDPDIGPGLRQYLDKLLQGH, via the coding sequence ATGAAGGTTCGTAAGGCAATTATCACTGCTGCCGGTTGGGGTACCCGATTCTTGCCGGTAACCAGGTCACAGCCTAAAGAGATGTTGCCGCTGGTCAATAAGCCGCTCATTCAGTATGCCGTTGAAGAGGCCATCAATTCTGGTATCGAGCAGGTTATTTTGATAACTGCGATGGGTAAGCATGCCATAGAGGACTACTTTGACCGCTATTTTGAGTTGGAATACGTTCTGGAGCAGAAGGGGGATACCAAAATGCTTCAGGAGATGCGCCGGCTGTCCAACCTGATCGATATCTGCTACATCAGGCAGAAGGAGCAGCTGGGGCTCGGGCATGCCGTTCTTATCGCCAGGAATGTCATTGCTGACGAACCGTTTGCTGTTCTGCTTCCCGATGATATCATCGATAGCCGGGTGCCGGCCCTGAAACAGATGCTCGATGTTTATCAGCAGCGGGGTGCCAGCGTGGTTGCCGTCGAGCGGGTGAATGCCCGGGATACCGCGAAGTATGGCATTATTGAGCCGGAGGAGATTTCCCCCCGTTTGTACCGGGTGCTGAGTCTGATTGAAAAGCCTCCGCCGCAAGAAGCGCCGTCTAACCTGGGCATAGTGGGCAGGTATGTCCTCGCACCTGAGGTATTTGATGCGCTTGCCGCTACCCCGCCCGGCAGGATTAAGGAGATTCAACTGACCGACGCTCTGCAGTTGTTGCTCAAGCAGCACGCGATAAACGCCTGCGAATTTGAAGGGGTCCGCTATGATACCGGAACTCCATCCGGTTGGCTTGAGGCAACGATAGCCCTGGCGCTAAAGGACCCTGATATCGGGCCGGGACTAAGACAGTATTTAGATAAATTACTCCAGGGACATTGA